Proteins encoded in a region of the Armatimonadota bacterium genome:
- a CDS encoding DUF58 domain-containing protein → MSRLETPERILRRLEFKVVRRLDGYFFGDYTGIFYGPSLDLAEVREYQPGDEVRRIDWNVTARMNRLFVRQYLEERELTAWLLVDLSPSMHFGTRRQLKRETAVEFAGVAAYIVTRHGDKVGLLGFPGREVFIPPRGGRMHALRIIHALDQAASRDGGAADRPGDAQAMDLAASLRHLGRLLRRRSLVFLLSDFLGPQGWEGPLRELSRRHDVIAVWIQDPAERELPDVGGLFVRDPESGEQLWVDTSDPALRKAYRELVARQHQGVAGALRAARVDTMVLSTAEPLVDPLIRFIEYRRRKGRWSSAGR, encoded by the coding sequence ATGAGCCGTCTGGAGACTCCCGAGCGCATCCTGCGCCGCCTTGAGTTCAAGGTCGTGCGGCGCCTGGACGGCTACTTCTTCGGAGACTACACGGGGATCTTCTACGGTCCCAGTCTGGATCTGGCGGAGGTGCGGGAATACCAGCCGGGCGACGAGGTGCGCCGCATCGACTGGAACGTCACGGCGCGCATGAACCGCCTCTTCGTCCGCCAGTACCTTGAGGAACGGGAGCTCACGGCCTGGCTGCTGGTCGACCTCTCCCCCTCGATGCACTTCGGCACCCGCCGGCAGTTGAAGCGGGAGACCGCGGTGGAGTTCGCCGGGGTGGCCGCCTACATCGTCACCCGCCACGGGGACAAGGTGGGGTTGCTGGGATTCCCCGGCCGGGAGGTGTTCATCCCGCCCCGCGGCGGACGGATGCACGCCCTGCGCATCATCCACGCCCTGGACCAGGCCGCCTCACGGGACGGCGGCGCGGCGGACCGGCCGGGGGACGCCCAGGCCATGGACCTGGCGGCCAGCCTCCGCCACCTCGGCCGCCTGCTGCGCCGGCGGAGTCTGGTGTTCCTCCTCTCGGACTTCCTGGGACCGCAGGGGTGGGAGGGGCCGCTGCGCGAGTTGAGCCGGCGCCACGACGTCATCGCGGTGTGGATCCAGGATCCCGCCGAGCGCGAGTTGCCCGACGTGGGCGGGCTCTTCGTCCGCGATCCTGAGAGTGGCGAGCAGCTGTGGGTGGACACCTCAGATCCGGCGTTGCGCAAGGCCTACCGCGAACTCGTGGCCCGGCAGCACCAGGGGGTGGCCGGGGCGCTGCGGGCGGCCCGGGTGGACACCATGGTCCTCTCCACCGCGGAACCGCTGGTCGATCCCCTGATCCGGTTCATCGAGTACCGTCGGAGGAAAGGACGTTGGAGTTCGGCTGGCCGGTAA
- a CDS encoding VWA domain-containing protein: MEFGWPVMLWALAAPPLLLWGYVRLVRRAARRERLLADPHLLSVLWSRPPALRRHLPVAFYLAAATILTLAVARPIAAIPLPVNRAALIIALDISKSMIGEDVAPNRLKAAQDAALDLLEAMPPTAKVGLVVFSDYAQVLVPPTTERETIRQAIGGLKVQQATGMGSAIVESLRVLPGRRALLGDRLNVQPGGPPGLVPSPPAGPVPDQQPADLPPAAIVIFSDGVSNLGIPPNVAISLAVDGKVKVYGVGVGTPNGSVMTVDNQLVLVPFDATLLSQVSQATGGRYFEITQREELRRIYRQLGRAMGWERRRTEVTSFLAGAAGILMMVGALFSMIWFRRVP, translated from the coding sequence TTGGAGTTCGGCTGGCCGGTAATGCTGTGGGCCCTGGCGGCCCCTCCGCTGCTGCTGTGGGGATACGTCCGCCTGGTCCGTCGCGCGGCCCGGCGGGAGCGCCTCCTGGCCGATCCGCATCTGCTCAGCGTGCTGTGGTCGCGACCGCCGGCGTTGCGGCGGCACCTTCCGGTGGCGTTCTATCTCGCCGCGGCGACGATCCTGACGCTGGCCGTGGCCCGGCCGATCGCCGCCATCCCGCTGCCGGTGAACCGCGCCGCGCTCATCATCGCCCTCGACATCAGCAAAAGCATGATCGGCGAGGACGTGGCGCCCAACCGCCTCAAGGCGGCGCAGGACGCCGCGCTGGATCTCCTGGAGGCCATGCCGCCGACGGCCAAGGTCGGCTTGGTGGTCTTCAGCGACTACGCGCAGGTCCTGGTGCCGCCGACGACGGAACGGGAGACGATCCGCCAGGCGATCGGGGGACTGAAAGTCCAGCAGGCCACCGGCATGGGCTCAGCCATTGTGGAGTCCCTGCGCGTGCTCCCGGGACGGCGGGCGCTGCTGGGCGACCGCCTGAACGTGCAACCCGGCGGGCCGCCCGGTCTGGTGCCGAGCCCGCCCGCCGGCCCCGTGCCGGATCAGCAACCGGCCGACCTCCCGCCGGCGGCCATCGTCATCTTCTCCGACGGCGTGAGCAACCTCGGCATCCCGCCCAATGTGGCGATCTCCCTGGCCGTGGACGGTAAGGTGAAGGTGTACGGCGTCGGGGTGGGCACGCCCAACGGCAGTGTGATGACCGTGGACAACCAGCTCGTCCTGGTGCCCTTCGACGCCACCCTGCTGAGCCAGGTGTCCCAGGCCACCGGCGGCCGGTACTTCGAGATCACCCAGCGTGAGGAGCTGCGCAGGATCTACCGGCAGCTCGGCCGCGCCATGGGCTGGGAGCGGCGCCGCACCGAGGTGACGTCCTTCCTGGCCGGGGCGGCGGGCATCCTGATGATGGTGGGCGCGCTGTTTTCCATGATCTGGTTCCGGAGGGTGCCCTAG
- a CDS encoding VWA domain-containing protein translates to MSFQWPAMLFGLVVLPVLGWVYLWLLRRPPRRAVRFTQVALLGRALRQTRPWRRHLPAALLGSALVCIILALARPVAPLPVPSAQNTVILSIDVSRSMLAEDMPPNRMEAAKSAAREFVESLPRGLKVGLVTFSSYAQLVVPPTADRARVLEAIGLLTTEYATAIGDGLVEAVYALPGRQRPLDPMSPPPPPKESAPPATVVLLSDGQSNRGVVPQDAARLARDQRVKVFTVGIGTPEGTFLNLGGRSIWVRLDEDTLREMAEIAGGSYYHARSVLELRQVYRRLSRVVGWESRPTEVSALGAGLALVLLVGALVSSLAVVHRIT, encoded by the coding sequence GTGAGCTTCCAGTGGCCGGCGATGCTCTTCGGGCTGGTGGTGCTGCCGGTCCTGGGGTGGGTGTACCTGTGGCTGCTGCGCCGGCCGCCGCGCCGGGCAGTGCGCTTCACGCAGGTGGCGCTGCTGGGCCGCGCCCTGCGGCAGACCCGTCCCTGGCGCCGGCACCTCCCCGCGGCCCTGCTCGGCAGCGCGCTGGTCTGCATCATTCTGGCCCTGGCCCGCCCCGTGGCCCCGCTGCCGGTGCCGAGCGCGCAGAACACCGTCATCCTGTCCATCGACGTCAGCCGCAGCATGCTGGCCGAGGACATGCCGCCCAACCGCATGGAAGCGGCAAAGTCCGCGGCGCGCGAGTTCGTGGAGTCCCTGCCCCGGGGCCTCAAGGTCGGGCTCGTGACCTTCAGCAGCTACGCGCAGCTCGTCGTCCCGCCGACCGCCGACCGGGCCCGCGTCCTGGAGGCCATCGGCCTGCTGACCACCGAGTACGCCACCGCGATCGGCGACGGGCTGGTCGAAGCGGTCTACGCGCTGCCGGGGCGCCAGCGCCCCCTCGATCCGATGTCCCCGCCCCCTCCGCCGAAGGAGTCGGCGCCGCCGGCGACTGTCGTCCTGCTCTCCGACGGGCAGAGCAACCGGGGTGTCGTCCCTCAGGATGCGGCGCGCCTCGCCCGGGACCAGCGGGTGAAGGTCTTCACCGTCGGGATCGGCACCCCGGAGGGGACCTTCCTGAACCTGGGGGGCCGCAGCATCTGGGTGCGGCTGGACGAGGACACCCTGCGCGAGATGGCCGAGATCGCCGGCGGCTCATACTATCACGCCCGCTCCGTGCTGGAGTTGCGCCAGGTCTACCGGCGGCTCAGCCGGGTCGTGGGGTGGGAGTCGCGTCCCACCGAGGTCAGCGCCCTGGGCGCCGGTCTCGCCCTGGTCCTGCTGGTCGGCGCGCTGGTGAGCTCGCTGGCCGTCGTCCACCGGATTACGTAA